The Henckelia pumila isolate YLH828 chromosome 2, ASM3356847v2, whole genome shotgun sequence genome includes a window with the following:
- the LOC140881903 gene encoding uncharacterized protein, which translates to MANWVASALLLNINKYQVVPALLSFLCYLTAFVYSLKVAAVKSLLENSDGTLVRWKVFCGFVIGFMAWRVWIYVSKWLISCELALREQALREQAGAGRGKLLLLGLRAPALTLFPVAGAYISKYFTGIDGTYIMALLAVSVFLIQLTFPYEDDFGSVDTFEGVHLPILPQIHQHFLIVFGISLLYYSRKFVVFLVEEIVKRRRTPLPLSRRQRQRQRQRRKRQNQQLVGLGEDLGIDLIGMKNLRQLVDESKSFVAVGKDEELQRALAFPTETVNADTLKSYRDRLFALSLYTQTAEEYLDSLPVIV; encoded by the coding sequence ATGGCCAATTGGGTAGCGTCGGCGTTGTTGTTGAATATAAACAAATATCAAGTGGTCCCGGCATTATTATCGTTTTTGTGCTACTTGACAGCCTTTGTGTATTCGTTGAAAGTTGCTGCAGTGAAATCCCTTTTGGAGAACTCAGATGGTACATTGGTGAGGTGGAAAGTATTTTGTGGTTTTGTGATTGGTTTTATGGCGTGGAGAGTGTGGATTTACGTGTCAAAGTGGTTAATTAGCTGCGAGTTGGCCCTTCGTGAACAAGCCCTTCGTGAACAAGCAGGTGCGGGTCGGGGGAAACTACTTTTGTTGGGGCTTAGGGCACCAGCATTGACTCTCTTCCCGGTTGCAGGGGCCTATATCTCTAAATATTTCACAGGCATAGACGGGACCTACATTATGGCATTGTTGGCAGTATCTGTTTTCCTGATCCAGCTTACCTTTCCTTATGAGGATGATTTCGGTTCTGTGGACACGTTTGAAGGTGTCCACCTTCCGATTTTGCCCCAAATCCACCAACATTTCTTGATTGTGTTTGGAATTTCACTCCTCTACTACTCGAGGAAGTTTGTTGTGTTTCTCGTTGAAGAGATTGTCAAACGGCGGCGAACGCCACTACCACTGTCGCGACGGCAAAGGCAAAGGCAACGGCAACGTCGAAAGAGGCAGAACCAACAACTGGTTGGATTGGGCGAGGATCTCGGTATAGATCTTATTGGCATGAAGAATCTACGCCAACTCGTAGATGAGTCGAAGTCATTCGTTGCTGTGGGTAAGGATGAGGAGCTTCAAAGAGCTTTAGCATTTCCTACAGAAACTGTTAATGCAGATACCTTGAAGTCTTATAGAGATAGATTGTTTGCTTTGAGTCTCTATACCCAAACGGCCGAGGAATATCTGGACAGCCTTCCTGTGATAGTTTAA